Proteins encoded in a region of the Bubalus bubalis isolate 160015118507 breed Murrah chromosome 9, NDDB_SH_1, whole genome shotgun sequence genome:
- the LYL1 gene encoding protein lyl-1 translates to MCPPEAQAEVGPTMTEKAKMVCAPSPVPALPPKPASPGPPKVEEVGHGGSVSPPRLPPGVPVISLGHTRPPGAAMATTELSTLHPPLLQLSALGTAPPPLALHYHPHPFLNSLYIGPAGPFSIFPSSRLKRRPSHCELELAEGHQPQKVARRVFTNSRERWRQQNVNGAFAELRKLLPTHPPDRKLSKNEVLRLAMKYIGFLVRLLRDQAAALAAGSAPPGPRKRPAHRGLDDGGARRGPCRRAEVVARPQPAPSGGPDSSRGGTGRPIKTEQAAVSPEVR, encoded by the exons ATGTGCCCGCCCGAGGCCCAGGCGGAGGTGGGCCCCACCATGACCGAGAAGGCCAAGATGGTGTGTGCTCCCAGCCCAGTGCCTGCCCTGCCCCCAAAGCCTGCCTCGCCTGGGCCCCCAAAGGTGGAGGAGGTGGGCCACGGAGGCTCCGTCTCGCCACCCAGGCTGCCCCCTGGTGTGCCAGTGATCAGCCTGGGCCACACCAGGCCCCCAGGGGCAGCCATGGCCACCACAGAACTCAGCACCCTCCATCCCCCACTGCTGCAACTCTCTGCCTTAGGAACCGCCCCACCCCCGCTGGCCCTGCATTACCACCCTCACCCATTCCTCAACAG CCTCTACATTGGGCCAGCAGGACCTTTCAGCATCTTCCCTAGCAGCCGGCTAAAGCGGAGACCAAGCCACTGTGAGCTGGAGCTGGCTGAGG GGCATCAGCCCCAGAAGGTGGCCCGGCGCGTGTTCACCAACAGTCGGGAGCGCTGGCGGCAGCAGAACGTGAACGGCGCTTTCGCTGAGCTCAGGAAGCTGCTGCCAACGCACCCGCCCGACCGGAAGCTGAGCAAGAACGAGGTGCTCCGCCTGGCCATGAAATACATTGGCTTCCTGGTGCGGCTGCTGCGCGACCAGGCGGCGGCTCTGGCCGCAGGCTCCGCCCCTCCGGGGCCCCGCAAGCGGCCGGCGCACCGAGGCCTGGACGACGGCGGCGCCCGTCGCGGGCCGTGTCGCAGGGCCGAGGTAGTGGCGCGCCCCCAGCCCGCGCCTTCCGGCGGCCCCGACAGCAGCCGCGGTGGGACTGGCCGACCCATCAAGACAGAGCAAGCGGCTGTGAGCCCAGAGGTGCGATGA